A single region of the Lotus japonicus ecotype B-129 chromosome 4, LjGifu_v1.2 genome encodes:
- the LOC130715912 gene encoding pentatricopeptide repeat-containing protein At2g03380, mitochondrial — protein MLVAPCSLFHSSKSLIQFRSLSSYIAFTLPHPPTLYLSPICKNIDTVKKFHASLIVHGFPGDTKLLSLYASFGFLRHARRLFDHLPSPNLHSFKAMLRWYFLNNLHSDVVSFYHLTRYTLGFFHDLVVFSIVLKACSELRDVVQAARLHCHVIKSGPSDGFVLNGLVDAYSKCGHVCSARKVFDEIAERNVVSWTSMIVAYVQNDCAVEGLRLFNRMREGFVDGNDFTVGSLVTACTKLGSLHQGKWVHGYVVKSGIHVNSFLATSLLNMYVKCGDIGDARKVFDEMLTSDDELDLVSWTAMIVGYSQRGHPLKALELFTDRNWAGILPNSVTVASLLSASAQLSNAVMGMLLHGLVVKCGLFDNTPVRNALIDMYAKCHLVSDARYVFETTVQKDVVSWNSFISGCAQSGSAYEALEMFQRMRSESFSPPDAVTVVGVLSACASLGALPLGSSIHAFALKDGLVSCSIYVGTALLNFYAKCGDAKSARMVFDGMGEKNAVTWSAMIGGYGMQGDGVGSIALFRDMLKEECEPNEVVFTSVLAACSHSGMVGEGSRLFHMMCRELNFVPSMKHYACMVDLLARAGNLKEALDFIDKMPVQPGVSVFGAYLHGCGLHSEFELGEVAIRRMLELHPDQACYYVLVSNLYASDGRWGMVKQVREMIKQRGLNKVPGCSLVEIDLNDTYSKVTIFP, from the coding sequence ATGTTGGTAGCACCATGTTCTCTGTTCCATTCCTctaaatctcttattcaattCAGGTCCCTCAGCAGCTACATTGCCTTTACACTTCCTCATCCTCCCACTCTCTACCTCTCTCCCATCTGCAAAAACATCGACACCGTCAAAAAATTCCACGCCTCCCTCATCGTCCATGGCTTCCCCGGCGACACCAAGCTCCTCAGCCTCTACGCCTCCTTCGGCTTCCTCCGCCACGCGCGCCGCCTCTTCGACCACCTCCCCTCCCCAAACCTCCACTCCTTCAAAGCCATGCTCCGCTGGTACTTCCTCAACAACCTCCACTCCGACGTCGTTTCCTTCTACCACCTCACGCGTTACACTCTCGGTTTCTTCCACGACCTCGTCGTTTTCTCCATCGTCCTCAAGGCCTGCTCCGAGCTTCGCGACGTCGTTCAAGCCGCCAGGCTCCACTGCCATGTTATCAAGTCCGGCCCCTCCGACGGGTTTGTCCTCAACGGCCTTGTTGACGCTTACTCGAAATGCGGCCATGTTTGCAGTGCACGCAAAGTGTTCGATGAAATTGCTGAACGGAACGTTGTGTCGTGGACCTCCATGATCGTTGCGTACGTGCAAAATGATTGCGCGGTGGAAgggttgaggttgtttaatagaATGAGGGAAGGGTTTGTTGATGGGAATGACTTCACCGTTGGGAGCTTGGTCACCGCGTGCACGAAATTGGGGTCGTTGCATCAGGGGAAGTGGGTTCATGGCTATGTTGTTAAGAGTGGGATTCACGTGAATTCTTTCTTGGCAACTAGTCTGTTGAACATGTATGTAAAATGTGGGGACATTGGGGATGCTCGTAAAGTTTTCGATGAAATGTTGACAAGTGATGATGAGCTTGACCTTGTGTCGTGGACTGCTATGATAGTTGGGTACTCGCAGAGAGGACACCCTCTTAAAGCGCTGGAATTGTTCACTGATCGGAATTGGGCAGGGATTTTGCCTAATTCCGTTACCGTTGCGAGTTTGCTCTCTGCGTCTGCTCAACTAAGTAATGCTGTTATGGGAATGTTGCTTCATGGTCTTGTGGTGAAGTGTGGGTTGTTTGATAATACTCCTGTGAGGAATGCTCTTATTGATATGTATGCAAAGTGCCACCTCGTTTCAGATGCTCGTTATGTGTTTGAAACGACGGTCCAAAAGGATGTTGTCTCTTGGAACTCGTTTATTTCTGGTTGTGCTCAGAGTGGCTCTGCTTATGAAGCTCTTGAGATGTTTCAAAGGATGAGATCAGAGTCATTTTCGCCACCAGATGCAGTTACCGTGGTTGGTGTTCTCTCGGCTTGTGCTTCCCTCGGAGCTCTTCCACTTGGTTCTTCCATTCATGCTTTTGCCTTGAAGGATGGCCTCGTGTCATGTAGCATTTATGTTGGGACTGCGCTGCTCAACTTTTATGCAAAATGTGGGGATGCAAAATCCGCTCGTATGGTGTTTGATGGGATGGGAGAGAAGAATgccgtgacatggagtgcaatGATTGGTGGTTATGGAATGCAAGGTGATGGTGTTGGATCCATTGCGCTGTTCAGGGATATGTTGAAGGAGGAATGTGAGCCTAATGAAGTGGTCTTCACTTCTGTATTAGCAGCCTGCAGCCATTCAGGAATGGTTGGTGAAGGGTCCAGGTTATTTCATATGATGTGTCGGGAACTGAACTTTGTTCCTTCCATGAAGCATTATGCGTGTATGGTTGATCTATTGGCACGTGCTGGCAACCTTAAAGAGGCATTGGACTTCATTGACAAAATGCCTGTTCAACCTGGTGTTAGTGTTTTTGGTGCTTATTTGCATGGATGTGGACTTCATTCTGAGTTTGAATTGGGAGAAGTGGCAATTAGGAGAATGTTAGAGTTGCACCCTGATCAAGCTTGTTACTATGTGCTTGTGTCCAACCTTTATGCTTCAGATGGGAGATGGGGCATGGTTAAGCAGGTGAGGGAGATGATAAAGCAAAGGGGATTGAACAAGGTCCCTGGTTGTAGTCTAGTGGAGATAGATCTCAATGATACATATTCCAAAGTGACAATTTTTCCTTAA
- the LOC130711320 gene encoding uncharacterized protein LOC130711320 — protein MGTKVQSLPGYYSMRDLNEESSSCGWPLFYGDKALANGQYYHNYLSSAAVDVSSASDKDVVKQMMLGHEAIFKNQVFELHRLYRIQRDLMDEVKLKELQSQLSVGTSFSAGPLPSQITSEDGKKWHIPGFPIIGSSTCDRASISSVEGIHSPLGLSKGSKQACLFPSPNGSSSKDVEVLGSRPSKVRRKMFDLHLPADEYIDTEESEKFNHENISGSKKFHPEINCKNGNGVTEKLFCCNGRKASSQEHTSRSEKSSRSSNGLADLNEPVQVEESKDIAYVPPPHHNSYEVATECSNLSTKQKSRLFSLSREDLLNSHHGTNSWAQSNGYLESSGKVCLSSMETGQAKSSVSSLSHQTQSPQTNRSLVDSWHLPINLKLNPGFKCETSVKNGFYPGISSGSKELSGNFSSISYDYLNHKNDCKKITEQFNNGSINFYNSSNSNCNDIKSGKDIDLNVLFINDGEQKHEEQLAALPWLRAKTKCKNEAQNAGRSLTAGELSFFQVASSSNINETGEGSSGKIMHSISGLGSNDIEPRKIKASESCSKKKILGVPIFDMPQISPKGSSSCISPPVSVSHPSDIESVGIHRKNQVLDMNMPYDADVLDLDKQAGDETIFCKKGSSKETNSRNQIDLNLSMSEDETFLTAIRTTSVEMKAEIDLEAPAVPETEQDTFSEEKQLETTLVSPLGPQDTVEQTQDESLRHAAEAIVVLSSHCGDQVDNVISSPSERPMMDPLSWFVDVVSSCTDDLPSKFDNSRGKDGEDNGEMDYFESMTLKLTETKKEDYMPKPLVPEDFKVQEAGTTSLPTTRARKGPARRGRQRRDFQRDILPGLTSLSRHDVREDLQTFGGLMKATGHAWDSGLTRRGSSRNGYGRGRRRSQVAPSPPPPPPVAMTETCTPLKHKLNNIELGLEDRSLTGWGKTTRRPRRQRCPSGNPSSIWII, from the exons ATGGGAACCAAAGTTCAGAGTCTGCCAGGATACTACTCAATGAGAGATCTTAATGAGGAATCCAGCAGTTGTGGCTGGCCCTTATTTTATGGAGATAAAGCACTGGCAAATGGGCAATATTATCATAACTATCTGTCAAGCGCTGCTGTGGATGTAAGTTCAGCATCTGATAAGGATGTGGTGAAGCAGATGATGCTTGGCCATGAGGCTATATTTAAGAATCAG GTCTTTGAACTTCATCGTTTATACAGAATACAGAGGGATTTGATGGATGAAGTTAAATTGAAAGAGTTACAAAGCCAGTTATCTGTTGGGACATCATTTTCTGCAGGTCCTTTGCCATCTCAGATAACCTCTGAAGATGGTAAAAAGTGGCACATTCCTGGCTTTCCAATTATAGGAAGTTCTACATGTGATAGAGCATCTATTTCGAGCGTTGAGGGCATTCATTCTCCTTTGGGATTAAGTAAAGGAAGTAAGCAAGCATGTCTCTTTCCATCACCAAATGGAAGTAGTTCAAAAGATGTTGAGGTACTGGGATCCAGACCCTCAAAGGTGAGGAGAAAAATGTTTGATCTTCACCTCCCCGCTGATGAGTACATTGATACTGAGGAAAGTGAAAAGTTTAATCATGAAAATATAAGTGGCTCGAAAAAGTTTCATCCTGAAATAAATTGTAAAAATGGAAATGGAGTTACTGAGAAGCTATTTTGCTGCAATGGTAGGAAGGCTAGCAGTCAGGAACACACTTCTAGATCTGAGAAATCTTCAAGGAGCAGTAATGGTTTGGCTGACTTAAATGAACCTGTTCAAGTGGAAGAATCCAAAGACATTGCATATGTGCCTCCTCCACACCATAATTCTTATGAAGTGGCAACTGAATGCTCTAATCTGTCTACCAAACAGAAGTCAAGGTTATTTAGTTTGTCCAGAGAAGATTTACTCAACTCACATCATGGAACTAACAGTTGGGCTCAAAGTAATGGATATTTGGAGAGTAGTGGAAAAGTGTGCTTGTCATCAATGGAGACAG GGCAAGCTAAAAGCAGTGTGAGTTCTCTGTCACATCAGACACAGTCACCACAAACCAACAGGAGTTTGGTAGATAGTTGGCATCTTCCTATCAATTTGAAGCTTAACCCAGGCTTTAAATGTGAGACATCTGTGAAGAATGGATTTTACCCCGGGATTTCATCTGGATCCAAGGAGTTGTCAGGGAACTTCTCATCAATTAGCTATGACTATCTCAACCATAAGAATGATTGCAAGAAGATTACAGAACAGTTCAATAATGGTTCTATAAACTTTTATAACAGTTCAAATTCAAATTGCAATGACATCAAGTCTGGAAAAGATATTGACTTGAATGTGCTGTTTATAAATGATGGAGAACAGAAGCATGAGGAGCAGCTTGCAGCGTTGCCTTGGCTTAGAGCGAAGACAAAATGTAAGAATGAGGCACAAAATGCTGGTAGAAGCTTAACTGCTGGAGAGTTAAGCTTTTTCCAAGTTGCTTCTTCATCTAACATAAATGAAACTGGAGAAGGGTCTAGTGGAAAAATTATGCACAGCATATCAGGTTTGGGTTCAAATGATATTGAGCCAAGGAAGATCAAAGCAAGTGAGAGCTGCAGTAAAAAGAAAATTCTTGGTGTTCCCATATTTGATATGCCTCAAATTTCTCCTAAGGGTTCATCTTCATGCATTTCTCCCCCTGTCTCTGTTTCGCATCCATCTGACATAGAATCAGTGGGAATTCATCGGAAAAACCAGGTTCTTGATATGAACATGCCTTATGATGCTGATGTTCTTGATTTGGACAAACAAGCTGGCGATGAAACTATTTTTTGTAAGAAAGGATCATCAAAGGAAACCAACTCTAGAAATCAGATTGACCTTAATTTGAGTATGAGTGAGGATGAAACATTTCTGACAGCTATTCGAACTACCAGTGTAGAAATGAAGGCAGAAATAGATCTCGAAGCCCCTGCTGTTCCTGAGACAGAGCAGGATACCTTTTCTGAAGAGAAGCAGCTTGAAACAACTTTAGTATCACCACTAGGCCCACAGGACACTGTTGAACAAACGCAGGATGAATCTTTGAGGCATGCCGCAGAGGCAATTGTCGTCCTGTCATCTCATTGCGGCGATCAAGTGGATAATGTGATCAGCAGTCCATCAGAAAGGCCAATGATGGACCCTCTAAGTTGGTTCGTGGATGTAGTTTCCTCATGTACAGATGATTTACCGAGTAAGTTTGATAATTCACGGGGAAAAGATGGTGAGGATAATGGGGAAATGGATTACTTTGAGTCCATGACATTGAAACTGACTGAGACCAAGAAAGAAGACTACATGCCCAAGCCACTTGTTCCAGAAGATTTCAAAGTCCAAGAAGCTGGAACAACTTCGTTGCCTACAACTCGGGCACGAAAGGGGCCAGCAAGGAGAGGGAGGCAGCGGAGGGATTTCCAAAGGGACATCCTTCCGGGTCTTACATCTTTATCAAGGCATGATGTAAGAGAAGATCTTCAGACATTTGGAGGGCTTATGAAAGCTACAGGTCATGCATGGGATTCAGGATTAACCAGGAGAGGCTCTTCTAGGAATGGATATGGCAGGGGTCGGCGAAGGTCACAGGTCGCACCATCTCCCCCTCCCCCTCCTCCAGTGGCAATGACTGAAACTTGCACTCCATTGAAACATAAGCTTAACAATATTGAATTGGGATTGGAGGATAGAAGCCTAACAGGTTGGGGCAAGACAACTAGAAGGCCCCGCCGACAGAGGTGCCCTTCAGGTAATCCGTCATCTATCTGGATAATCTAA